The following coding sequences lie in one Apium graveolens cultivar Ventura chromosome 3, ASM990537v1, whole genome shotgun sequence genomic window:
- the LOC141711766 gene encoding uncharacterized protein LOC141711766, whose product MALNATTLHCSIPSKSCFLPKPKHLYFSCTFSPASSSSFGVQALSEETEGGVADQEEFSTYSGSFSSAQTQLDLLDQLTSSGSSSADGNSTKLTIRDQLAQLVGNRDDDFTIPLGKNLKKFSPKFLTVSQKRNIRRQSYLNEVSQRNDSTFFATIGAFVLVPPLLILGIAIATGYVQLFP is encoded by the exons ATGGCCTTGAATGCTACAACACTACACTGTTCCATTCCCTCTAAATCTTGTTTCTTACCAAAACCCAAACATCTATACTTCAGTTGTACCTTCTCTccagcttcatcttcttctttTGGAGTACAAGCTCTCTCTGAAGAAACAGAAGGTGGAGTTGCTGATCAAGAAGAGTTTTCGACTTACTCTG GGTCTTTTTCTTCTGCTCAAACGCAGCTGGACCTCTTAGACCAACTCACATCCTCCGGATCATCATCTGCTGACG GTAACAGTACAAAGCTCACGATACGGGATCAACTTGCTCAGCTGGTGGGAAATCGAGATGATGATTTCACAATTCCTTTGGGGAAAAATCTTAAAAAGTTTAGTCCAAAGTTTCTAACCGTCTCGCAGAAGCGAAACATCAGAAGACAGAGTTACCTGAATGAAGTTTCTCAGAGAAATGATTCAACTTTTTTCGCCACCATTGGTGCCTTTGTCCTTGTTCCACCACTACTTATACTAGGCATTGCTATAGCCACCGGTTATGTGCAGCTTTTTCCATGA
- the LOC141711767 gene encoding GDSL esterase/lipase At4g10955-like, with protein MAKKNAEEIVKEPMAVLKENNNSIINNNNNDEYNINSNSPAVVAAAADSSSSSSICAVSNNNENHHPYAFHVSGPRNVSSPNWREIIKSSWKNGNYKRTVIACFIQAVYLLELDRQENKTEENALAPKWWIPFKYKLSQTLIDERDGSIYGAILEWDRSAALADFILIRPSGAPRAVLVLRGTLLKSQTIRRDIQDDLRFLAWESLKGSVRFNGALEALKLIAGKYGGGNVCVAGHSLGAGFALQVGKALAKQGVFVETHLFNPPSVSLAMSLKNIGEKAGIAWKRLKSMLPSSNETPATGEIGENVKTPSSGLKNWVPHLYVNNSDYICCYYTDPAGTEGNQEVENKENVGPKNGQAAAKLFVLSKGKQKFLEAHGLEQWWGDDLELQQALSNSKLISKQLKSLYTLPASSKQTQPKPS; from the exons ATGGCGAAGAAGAATGCTGAGGAGATAGTGAAAGAACCGATGGCGGTTTTGAAAGAGAATAATAATTCTATTATTAACAATAACAATAATGATGAATACAATATAAATTCAAACTCacctgctgttgttgctgctgctgctgatTCATCATCATCCTCGTCTATATGTGCTGTATCGAATAATAATGAAAATCATCATCCTTATGCGTTTCATGTTTCCGGGCCTCGCAATGTATCTTCTCCCAATTGGAGAGAAATCATCAAATCTAGCTG GAAGAATGGAAACTACAAGAGGACAGTTATTGCATGTTTCATACAAGCAGTTTACCTTCTCGAACTTGACAGACAGGAAAATAAAACTGAAGAAAATGCTCTTGCTCCAAAGTGGTGGATACCTTTTAAGTACAAGTTGTCTCAAACCTTAATTGATGAGAGAGATGGATCTATATATGGCGCTATACTAGAATGGGATCGGTCTGCTGCATTAGCAGACTTCATACTCATCAGACCAAGTGGCGCTCCTAGGGCTGTCTTGGTACTACGAGGTACATTACTTAAAAGCCAAACAATTAGACGTGACATACAAGATGATCTCCGTTTTTTAGCTTGGGAAAGCCTAAAAGGTTCCGTCAGGTTCAATGGAGCTCTGGAGGCTCTGAAATTGATTGCAGGTAAGTATGGAGGAGGCAATGTATGTGTTGCTGGCCATTCTTTAGGAGCCGGATTTGCCCTTCAAGTGGGAAAAGCATTAGCTAAACAAGGTGTCTTTGTGGAGACTCATTTGTTCAATCCACCTTCTGTCTCACTAGCAATGAGCTTGAAAAACATTGGTGAGAAAGCTGGTATTGCTTGGAAGAGGCTTAAATCAATGCTTCCATCCAGCAATGAAACCCCAGCTACTGGTGAGATCGGGGAAAATGTAAAGACTCCCAGTAGTGGACTGAAAAATTGGGTACCTCATTTATATGTGAACAACAGTGACTATATCTGCTGCTACTACACTGATCCTGCTGGTACAGAAGGAAACCAGGAGGTAGAAAACAAGGAGAATGTTGGTCCGAAAAATGGACAAGCTGCAGCAAAGCTTTTTGTTTTATCAAAGGGCAAACAAAAATTTTTAGAGGCACATGGATTGGAGCAATGGTGGGGTGATGATTTGGAACTTCAACAGGCTCTCAGTAATAGCAAGCTCATAAGTAAGCAGCTGAAGTCCTTGTATACACTACCAGCATCATCTAAACAAACTCAACCTAAGCCTTCATAG
- the LOC141711764 gene encoding protein VACUOLELESS1 isoform X2, translating into MSATVSVAAEWQILFDRFYRKPELYQMQWKHVDLSRNKVAAAPFGGPIAVIRDDSKIVQLYAESALRKLRVFNSAGLQLSELIWRNPGGRLIGMSWTDEQTLVCITQDGSVYMYNIDLESVGSVVSMGHDCFTNSVVECVFWGNGVVCINEAFQVFCIQDFRNPVSCQLAETGIEDFPLCVAVIEPQYTMSGNVEVLLSVGDQILMVEEDGVQRLDVDVGPIQKMAVSQNAKLLAAFTHDGRLLIMTSDFSEIVFEHTCESALPPEQLAWCGMDSVLLYWDDVLLMVGIGGSVQYFYDEPLIIIPECDGARILSNTIMEFLQRVPDSTVSIFKIGSTEPAALLYDALDHFDQRSAKADENLRLIRSSLPEAVEACIDAAGQEFSISQQRKLLRAGSYGQAFCSQFQRVRIQEMSKTLRVLNAVRNQEIGICLSIQQYKLLTPSVLIGRLINTHHHLLALRISEYLGMDQEVVIMHWACLKITTSSAIPDINLLETLLEKLKLCKGISYAAVAAHADKNGRRKLAAMLVENEPRSSKQVPLLLSIGEEDAALMKATESGDTDLVYLVVFHIWQKRPALEFFGMIRTRQLARDLFSNYARCYRHEFLKDFFLSSGQLQDVAFLLLKESWELAKSPMASKGAPLHGPRIKLIEKAHNLFSETKEHVFESKAAEEHAKLLRMQHELEVTTKQPIFVDSSISDTIRTCIVLGNHRAALKVKTEFKVSEKRWYWLKVFALATIRDWDALEKFSKEKRPPIGYRPFVEACTDADEKGEALKYIPKLADPREKAEAYARIGMAKEAADAASQAKDGELLARLKLTFAQNAAASSIFDTLRDRLSFPGA; encoded by the exons ATGTCAGCAACAGTCTCTGTGGCCGCGGAGTGGCAGATCCTCTTCGATCGCTTCTACCGCAAGCCAGAGCTCTACCAAATGCAATGGAAACACGTCGATCTCTCCCGCAACAAAGTCGCCGCTGCTCCTTTCGGCGGTCCAATCGCCGTCATCCGCGACGACTCCAAAATTGTCCAGCTCTACGCCGAATCAGCCCTCCGTAAACTCCGTGTCTTCAATTCAGCCGGCCTCCAGCTCTCCGAACTCATCTGGCGAAACCCCGGCGGTCGGTTAATTGGAATGTCCTGGACCGATGAACAAACCCTAGTTTGTATTACCCAGGACGGTAGTGTTTATATGTACAATATCGATCTCGAGAGTGTTGGTAGTGTTGTTTCGATGGGACATGATTGTTTTACCAATAGTGTGGTGGAGTGTGTGTTTTGGGGGAATGGTGTGGTTTGTATTAATGAGGCTTTTCAGGTGTTTTGCATTCAGGATTTTAGGAATCCTGTTTCGTGCCAGTTGGCGGAGACTGGGATTGAGGATTTTCCGCTTTGTGTTGCGGTGATTGAGCCACAATATACTATGTCTGGGAATGTGGAGGTGTTGCTTAGTGTTGGGGATCAGATTTTGATGGTGGAGGAGGATGGGGTTCAAAGATTAGATGTTGATGTTGGGCCTATTCAGAAGATGGCGGTTTCGCAGAATGCCAAGTTGTTGGCTGCTTTTACTCATGATGGGCGGCTTTTGATTATGACTTCGGATTTTTCGGAAATTGTATTTGAGCATACTTGCGAG TCGGCGCTCCCTCCTGAGCAGCTAGCTTGGTGTGGAATGGATAGTGTGTTACTCTACTGGGATGATGTGCTTTTAATGGTGGGTATTGGCGGTTCCGTGCAGTACTTTTACGATGAACCACTTATCATCATCCCGGAGTGTGATGGAGCAAGAATTCTCTCTAACACAATTATGGAATTCCTACAACGAGTTCCAGATTCCACTGTATCTATCTTTAAAATTGGTAGCACAGAACCTGCAGCACTACTGTATGATGCTTTGGATCATTTTGATCAAAGAAGTGCCAAG GccgatgaaaatttgagattgATACGCTCCTCACTTCCTGAAGCTGTAGAAGCATGCATTGATGCTGCTGGTCAAGAATTCAGCATTTCACAGCAACGGAAACTACTAAGAGCTGGGAGTTATGGCCAAGCTTTTTGCAG TCAATTTCAGCGGGTCCGCATCCAAGAGATGTCTAAAACTTTACGGGTTTTAAATGCTGTACGTAACCAGGAGATTGGTATTTGTCTAAGTATTCAGCAGTATAAG TTGCTTACACCGTCTGTGCTGATTGGCCGTTTGATAAATACACATCATCACCTTTTAGCATTGAGGATATCAGAGTACCTTGGCATGGATCAA GAAGTGGTAATTATGCACTGGGCCTGTTTAAAGATTACAACATCTTCTGCAATTCCAGATATCAATCTTTTGGAAACTTTGCTCGAGAAG CTAAAATTGTGCAAAGGGATATCGTATGCTGCAGTTGCTGCTCATGCCGATAAGAATGGCCGGAGGAAGTTAGCAGCTATGCTTGTAGAAAATGAACCACGTTCCTCCAAACAG GTTCCTCTCTTGCTAAGCATAGGTGAAGAAGATGCAGCTTTGATGAAAGCAACTGAAAGTGGTGATACTGATCTTGTTTATCTCGTTGTGTTTCACATCTGGCAGAAG AGGCCAGCCTTGGAGTTTTTCGGGATGATCCGAACCAGACAACTGGCACGGGACCTCTTCTCAAATTATGCACG ATGCTATAGACATGAATTTCTGAAGGACTTCTTTCTCTCCAGTGGTCAGCTTCAG GACGTTGCTTTTTTGTTGTTGAAAGAGTCTTGGGAATTAGCTAAGAGTCCAATGGCCAGCAAAGGAGCACCTCTTCATGGTCCACGCATAAAACTTATTGAAAAGGCCCATAATCTTTTCTCAGAAACAAAGGAACATGTCTTCGAGTCAAAGGCAGCCGAAGAACATGCTAAGTTGTTAAG AATGCAACATGAATTAGAAGTGACCACCAAACAGCCAATTTTTGTGGATTCAAGTATCAGTGACACCATCCGCACATGTATTGTACTGGGAAATCATCGTGCTGCTCTAAAAGTTAAAACTGAATTCAAG GTTTCAGAAAAGCGGTGGTATTGGCTTAAAGTTTTTGCGCTGGCAACAATTAGGGATTGGGATGCCCTAGAAAAATTTTCAAAGGAGAAAAGGCCACCAATTG GTTATCGGCCTTTTGTGGAGGCATGCACGGATGCAGATGAGAAAGGAGAAGCTTTAAAGTATATTCCAAAATTGGCAGATCCCCGAGAAAAAGCTGAG GCCTATGCTCGAATTGGCATGGCAAAGGAAGCAGCAGATGCTGCTTCACAGGCTAAAGATGGTGAACTGCTAGCACGTTTGAAGTTAACTTTTGCACAAAATGCAGCAGCTTCATCAATTTTTGATACTCTCAGGGATCGTCTGTCCTTTCCAGGTGCATGA
- the LOC141711764 gene encoding protein VACUOLELESS1 isoform X1, whose amino-acid sequence MSATVSVAAEWQILFDRFYRKPELYQMQWKHVDLSRNKVAAAPFGGPIAVIRDDSKIVQLYAESALRKLRVFNSAGLQLSELIWRNPGGRLIGMSWTDEQTLVCITQDGSVYMYNIDLESVGSVVSMGHDCFTNSVVECVFWGNGVVCINEAFQVFCIQDFRNPVSCQLAETGIEDFPLCVAVIEPQYTMSGNVEVLLSVGDQILMVEEDGVQRLDVDVGPIQKMAVSQNAKLLAAFTHDGRLLIMTSDFSEIVFEHTCESVLPPEQLDWCGMDSSALPPEQLAWCGMDSVLLYWDDVLLMVGIGGSVQYFYDEPLIIIPECDGARILSNTIMEFLQRVPDSTVSIFKIGSTEPAALLYDALDHFDQRSAKADENLRLIRSSLPEAVEACIDAAGQEFSISQQRKLLRAGSYGQAFCSQFQRVRIQEMSKTLRVLNAVRNQEIGICLSIQQYKLLTPSVLIGRLINTHHHLLALRISEYLGMDQEVVIMHWACLKITTSSAIPDINLLETLLEKLKLCKGISYAAVAAHADKNGRRKLAAMLVENEPRSSKQVPLLLSIGEEDAALMKATESGDTDLVYLVVFHIWQKRPALEFFGMIRTRQLARDLFSNYARCYRHEFLKDFFLSSGQLQDVAFLLLKESWELAKSPMASKGAPLHGPRIKLIEKAHNLFSETKEHVFESKAAEEHAKLLRMQHELEVTTKQPIFVDSSISDTIRTCIVLGNHRAALKVKTEFKVSEKRWYWLKVFALATIRDWDALEKFSKEKRPPIGYRPFVEACTDADEKGEALKYIPKLADPREKAEAYARIGMAKEAADAASQAKDGELLARLKLTFAQNAAASSIFDTLRDRLSFPGA is encoded by the exons ATGTCAGCAACAGTCTCTGTGGCCGCGGAGTGGCAGATCCTCTTCGATCGCTTCTACCGCAAGCCAGAGCTCTACCAAATGCAATGGAAACACGTCGATCTCTCCCGCAACAAAGTCGCCGCTGCTCCTTTCGGCGGTCCAATCGCCGTCATCCGCGACGACTCCAAAATTGTCCAGCTCTACGCCGAATCAGCCCTCCGTAAACTCCGTGTCTTCAATTCAGCCGGCCTCCAGCTCTCCGAACTCATCTGGCGAAACCCCGGCGGTCGGTTAATTGGAATGTCCTGGACCGATGAACAAACCCTAGTTTGTATTACCCAGGACGGTAGTGTTTATATGTACAATATCGATCTCGAGAGTGTTGGTAGTGTTGTTTCGATGGGACATGATTGTTTTACCAATAGTGTGGTGGAGTGTGTGTTTTGGGGGAATGGTGTGGTTTGTATTAATGAGGCTTTTCAGGTGTTTTGCATTCAGGATTTTAGGAATCCTGTTTCGTGCCAGTTGGCGGAGACTGGGATTGAGGATTTTCCGCTTTGTGTTGCGGTGATTGAGCCACAATATACTATGTCTGGGAATGTGGAGGTGTTGCTTAGTGTTGGGGATCAGATTTTGATGGTGGAGGAGGATGGGGTTCAAAGATTAGATGTTGATGTTGGGCCTATTCAGAAGATGGCGGTTTCGCAGAATGCCAAGTTGTTGGCTGCTTTTACTCATGATGGGCGGCTTTTGATTATGACTTCGGATTTTTCGGAAATTGTATTTGAGCATACTTGCGAG TCGGTGCTCCCTCCTGAGCAGCTGGATTGGTGTGGAATGGATAGT TCGGCGCTCCCTCCTGAGCAGCTAGCTTGGTGTGGAATGGATAGTGTGTTACTCTACTGGGATGATGTGCTTTTAATGGTGGGTATTGGCGGTTCCGTGCAGTACTTTTACGATGAACCACTTATCATCATCCCGGAGTGTGATGGAGCAAGAATTCTCTCTAACACAATTATGGAATTCCTACAACGAGTTCCAGATTCCACTGTATCTATCTTTAAAATTGGTAGCACAGAACCTGCAGCACTACTGTATGATGCTTTGGATCATTTTGATCAAAGAAGTGCCAAG GccgatgaaaatttgagattgATACGCTCCTCACTTCCTGAAGCTGTAGAAGCATGCATTGATGCTGCTGGTCAAGAATTCAGCATTTCACAGCAACGGAAACTACTAAGAGCTGGGAGTTATGGCCAAGCTTTTTGCAG TCAATTTCAGCGGGTCCGCATCCAAGAGATGTCTAAAACTTTACGGGTTTTAAATGCTGTACGTAACCAGGAGATTGGTATTTGTCTAAGTATTCAGCAGTATAAG TTGCTTACACCGTCTGTGCTGATTGGCCGTTTGATAAATACACATCATCACCTTTTAGCATTGAGGATATCAGAGTACCTTGGCATGGATCAA GAAGTGGTAATTATGCACTGGGCCTGTTTAAAGATTACAACATCTTCTGCAATTCCAGATATCAATCTTTTGGAAACTTTGCTCGAGAAG CTAAAATTGTGCAAAGGGATATCGTATGCTGCAGTTGCTGCTCATGCCGATAAGAATGGCCGGAGGAAGTTAGCAGCTATGCTTGTAGAAAATGAACCACGTTCCTCCAAACAG GTTCCTCTCTTGCTAAGCATAGGTGAAGAAGATGCAGCTTTGATGAAAGCAACTGAAAGTGGTGATACTGATCTTGTTTATCTCGTTGTGTTTCACATCTGGCAGAAG AGGCCAGCCTTGGAGTTTTTCGGGATGATCCGAACCAGACAACTGGCACGGGACCTCTTCTCAAATTATGCACG ATGCTATAGACATGAATTTCTGAAGGACTTCTTTCTCTCCAGTGGTCAGCTTCAG GACGTTGCTTTTTTGTTGTTGAAAGAGTCTTGGGAATTAGCTAAGAGTCCAATGGCCAGCAAAGGAGCACCTCTTCATGGTCCACGCATAAAACTTATTGAAAAGGCCCATAATCTTTTCTCAGAAACAAAGGAACATGTCTTCGAGTCAAAGGCAGCCGAAGAACATGCTAAGTTGTTAAG AATGCAACATGAATTAGAAGTGACCACCAAACAGCCAATTTTTGTGGATTCAAGTATCAGTGACACCATCCGCACATGTATTGTACTGGGAAATCATCGTGCTGCTCTAAAAGTTAAAACTGAATTCAAG GTTTCAGAAAAGCGGTGGTATTGGCTTAAAGTTTTTGCGCTGGCAACAATTAGGGATTGGGATGCCCTAGAAAAATTTTCAAAGGAGAAAAGGCCACCAATTG GTTATCGGCCTTTTGTGGAGGCATGCACGGATGCAGATGAGAAAGGAGAAGCTTTAAAGTATATTCCAAAATTGGCAGATCCCCGAGAAAAAGCTGAG GCCTATGCTCGAATTGGCATGGCAAAGGAAGCAGCAGATGCTGCTTCACAGGCTAAAGATGGTGAACTGCTAGCACGTTTGAAGTTAACTTTTGCACAAAATGCAGCAGCTTCATCAATTTTTGATACTCTCAGGGATCGTCTGTCCTTTCCAGGTGCATGA